A region from the Arvicola amphibius chromosome 12, mArvAmp1.2, whole genome shotgun sequence genome encodes:
- the LOC119802905 gene encoding probable isocitrate dehydrogenase [NAD] gamma 2, mitochondrial — translation MLAAASCSVKAILHPALLGHSRAVVHELLIPWRNVCLYHTVPPPAKYGGRHTVTMIPGDGIGPELMVHVKRIFRLNCVPVDFEEVWMTSTSNTKEVDQAITAIRRNRVALKGNIATDHKLPVRYKSHNTRLRTILDLYASVVHFKTFPGVETRHKDIDIIVVRENTEGEYTNLEHESVKGVVESLKIVTRTRSLRIAEYAFNLAQKMGRKKVTVVHKANIMKLGDGLFLQCCKDVAAHYPQITLESMIIDSTTMQLVSKPQQFDVMVMPNLYGNIINSICTGLVGGSGLVPGANYGDVYAVFELGSKEIGKDLAHRNIANPVAMLLTSCIMLDYLDLQSYATVIRSAVKASLENKAICTPDVGGQGTTSGVMDYIMEYMKCHGCCYPNLFPSQP, via the coding sequence ATGTTGGCCGCAGCCAGCTGCTCTGTGAAAGCAATTCTTCACCCTGCTCTTCTTGGCCATTCTAGGGCAGTTGTACATGAGCTTCTGATCCCCTGGAGAAATGTCTGCTTATATCACACAGTGCCTCCCCCAGCTAAGTATGGTGGAAGGCACACAGTAACTATGATTCCTGGAGATGGCATTGGGCCTGAGCTTATGGTTCATGTCAAAAGAATATTCAGATTAAATTGTGTGCCAGTGGACTTTGAGGAGGTGTGGATGACCTCTACATCTAACACGAAGGAGGTTGACCAGGCTATTACGGCCATCCGTCGGAACCGTGTCGCTCTGAAGGGCAACATTGCAACGGATCACAAACTGCCTGTCCGTTACAAATCTCACAACACCAGGCTTCGCACCATCCTTGACCTCTATGCGAGTGTTGTCCATTTCAAGACTTTTCCTGGTGTGGAGACCCGGCACAAGGACATAGACATCATAGTTGTTCGAGAAAACACAGAGGGCGAGTACACTAACCTGGAGCATGAGAGCGTGAAAGGGGTGGTAGAGAGTCTAAAGATTGTGACAAGGACCAGGTCTCTGCGCATTGCTGAATATGCCTTTAATCTGGCACAAAAGATGGGGCGTAAAAAAGTGACAGTTGTTCACAAAGCCAACATCATGAAACTGGGAGATGGACTCTTTCTCCAGTGCTGTAAGGATGTGGCAGCTCACTACCCACAGATAACCTTAGAGAGCATGATTATAGACAGCACTACCATGCAGTTGGTATCCAAACCCCAACAGTTTGATGTCATGGTGATGCCCAATCTTTACGGCAACATTATCAACAGTATCTGCACAGGGCTGGTTGGAGGGTCAGGACTGGTACCTGGAGCCAATTATGGTGATGTATATGCAGTATTTGAGTTGGGCTCAAAGGAAATAGGTAAAGATTTAGCTCATAGAAATATTGCCAATCCTGTCGCCATGCTGCTAACCAGCTGTATCATGCTGGACTACCTCGATCTTCAATCCTATGCCACCGTGATCCGCTCTGCAGTCAAGGCATCCTTAGAAAACAAAGCCATCTGCACACCAGATGTCGGAGGTCAAGGTACCACATCTGGAGTCATGGATTACATCATGGAATATATGAAATGTCATGGATGCTGTTATCCAAATTTATTCCCATCCCAACCTTGA